Proteins encoded together in one uncultured Desulfosarcina sp. window:
- a CDS encoding ABC transporter ATP-binding protein, translating into MADQPILELKNVYSSYGSIKALKGISLKVYPGEIVAIIGANGAGKSTTLMTTCCVIPIDEGEIWYNGKAIHGTSAEALPESGLCQVPEGRRIFPRLTVDENLTLGAFFRKDKQSIESDRQYVYNLFPILKDRHRQHGGTLSGGEQQMLAIARALMGRPKVLLLDEPSLGLAPLIVQQIFDIIKDVNKKDGTTILLVEQNANLALQAASRGYVLETGNITLEDDAKKLMDNPEIRKAYLGE; encoded by the coding sequence ATGGCCGATCAACCGATTCTCGAACTGAAAAACGTCTATTCCAGCTACGGCAGCATCAAGGCTCTGAAAGGGATTTCGCTCAAGGTCTATCCGGGTGAAATCGTGGCCATTATCGGCGCCAACGGTGCCGGCAAATCCACCACTCTGATGACCACCTGCTGCGTCATCCCCATCGACGAAGGCGAAATCTGGTACAATGGCAAGGCCATTCACGGAACTTCCGCCGAAGCCCTGCCCGAATCCGGTCTATGCCAGGTTCCCGAAGGCCGGCGCATCTTTCCGCGTCTGACCGTGGACGAAAACCTGACCCTGGGCGCCTTTTTCCGCAAGGACAAGCAAAGCATCGAATCGGACCGGCAGTACGTCTACAATCTGTTTCCCATCCTGAAAGACCGCCACAGACAGCATGGCGGCACCCTTTCCGGCGGGGAGCAGCAGATGCTGGCCATCGCCCGGGCCCTGATGGGACGCCCCAAGGTGCTGTTGCTGGACGAGCCCTCTCTGGGTCTGGCCCCGCTGATCGTGCAGCAGATTTTCGATATCATCAAGGACGTCAACAAAAAAGACGGCACGACCATCCTGCTGGTAGAGCAGAATGCCAACCTGGCCCTGCAGGCCGCCTCGCGGGGGTATGTGCTGGAAACCGGCAACATCACCCTGGAGGACGACGCCAAGAAATTGATGGACAATCCGGAGATCAGGAAGGCCTATCTGGGCGAATAA
- the livM gene encoding high-affinity branched-chain amino acid ABC transporter permease LivM, which produces MIQEFKKVWKPYTIGLLWLLGLLWPLLGIHPDGTLTFAKTFTVWLYIAVGMTICLLLYLMNKSGNLDVVSRPLSGIRGTVSQATAKVPAWVWMVILLAIALGYPQFTGRYAQDVATNVLIYICLGLGLNVVVGLAGMLDLGYIAFYGVGAYTYALLNLHFGMSFWICLPIAATLAMIAGCLIGYPTLRMRGDYLAIVTLGFGEIVRILLNNWMALTNGPNGLLGVNPPSILIPSFENGFSFEMLYLKKLHYLYYIALALAIVTMIAVRNLNFSRVGRAWESIREDETAAELMGVNTFMLKLLAYGMGALFAGLAGAFFCARMRFVSPESFTFLESAMVLSMVVLGGMGSIPGVMLGAAALIVLPEVFREFETYRMLVFGMSMVVMMLFRPAGLIPAKRMGKRGEEEEG; this is translated from the coding sequence ATGATACAAGAGTTTAAAAAAGTCTGGAAACCTTACACCATCGGCCTGTTGTGGCTGCTGGGCCTTTTGTGGCCGCTGCTGGGGATTCACCCGGACGGGACCCTTACTTTTGCCAAGACCTTCACCGTCTGGCTCTATATTGCCGTTGGGATGACTATCTGCCTGCTGCTGTATCTGATGAACAAAAGCGGCAACCTGGATGTCGTCAGCCGGCCATTGTCCGGAATTCGCGGGACCGTGAGTCAGGCAACCGCCAAAGTTCCCGCTTGGGTCTGGATGGTCATTCTTCTGGCGATCGCATTGGGCTATCCGCAGTTTACCGGTCGCTACGCCCAGGATGTGGCCACCAATGTACTGATCTACATCTGCCTGGGGCTGGGCCTTAACGTGGTGGTCGGGCTGGCCGGCATGCTGGATTTGGGGTACATCGCCTTCTACGGCGTGGGCGCTTACACCTACGCCCTGCTGAACCTGCACTTCGGGATGTCCTTCTGGATCTGTTTGCCCATTGCGGCGACCCTGGCCATGATCGCCGGGTGCCTCATCGGCTATCCGACCCTGCGCATGCGCGGCGACTACCTGGCCATCGTGACCTTGGGCTTCGGGGAAATCGTGCGTATCCTGCTCAACAACTGGATGGCGCTGACCAATGGCCCCAACGGCCTGTTGGGGGTCAATCCGCCCAGCATCCTGATTCCCAGCTTCGAAAACGGATTTTCGTTCGAAATGCTTTACCTCAAGAAGCTGCACTACCTCTATTACATTGCCCTGGCGCTGGCGATCGTCACCATGATCGCAGTCAGAAACCTGAACTTCTCCAGAGTCGGGCGGGCCTGGGAGTCCATCCGCGAAGACGAAACGGCGGCCGAGCTGATGGGCGTGAACACCTTCATGCTCAAGCTGCTGGCCTATGGCATGGGCGCCCTTTTCGCCGGTCTGGCCGGGGCCTTCTTCTGCGCCCGCATGCGTTTCGTCAGCCCGGAAAGCTTCACGTTCCTGGAATCGGCCATGGTGCTGAGCATGGTGGTTCTGGGCGGCATGGGGTCCATCCCCGGGGTTATGCTGGGGGCCGCGGCCCTGATCGTACTGCCCGAAGTCTTCCGCGAATTCGAGACCTACCGCATGCTGGTCTTCGGTATGTCCATGGTGGTGATGATGCTGTTCAGGCCCGCCGGCCTCATCCCGGCCAAGCGGATGGGCAAACGGGGCGAAGAGGAGGAGGGATAG
- a CDS encoding DUF4365 domain-containing protein has protein sequence MNKIDLPKESQSQEIGHFAVMAFNNCHPTSWRVTQTDGDSDAGLDMQVQIVDQGNYKGMFNVQIKGSAINENGKNKKLSADDTYFSQNLEISTLNYYSRIENPVMLVFVDLSVDDNPRNCFSYYLWIDDEIENLLEGKKDLSHLEKKSHTFHIPVKNKLIPKFNALPYLNDRLEKKRSLEGIYRVVEKKYDDTTKTVQQISKVLETNKIAIETVLNQTDSPWLDAPKESFAYDLKESSKYLSTNSIALAEDKLDSLKLRIKEANSHEKSEYYYQKAFFKSLIGERHAAKDYYKKAYDLSKSIKKYHIAYLDSLIEYENIDKKLINNIIREIEEKTDIDYIRLKAKLLSLSGAHDEALEVLKSADEKETFVTKAIILSLSESYKECIEYIDNYISANKISNRQRLSLKSIRARCNFHIGIPDILEDKVIPFSGLKDMKTEILKESWIDLVSAFDLAKKLEYPPDIEIIIDVFSILGMYFSEQNIVKKHLVPLAESRPAIQLLQDLVLKIALHTGDDELAEKQFKKVPSTLNSKIDEILLLSRNNRKREIVQRVIGILKDLSEERPTNYDVVVTIAAECANELFMNEELDILLNAINSFPDSEALISLYHFFIEVNQNILAKDSAVKKLFEFYKNGNKHYQILYQLFDNLSPYEKETAKMLLKVSEDIQNFRDFSEKEYIIICKSKATLEDWKDVLNIAKSCASRFSANSLFQAFQALALDELGETNQSLEMLDKIIRDESQDPIVLEIYCNIAAGCGLIEKAKNILSMLIEKATKKSQKLKLLKMMYSVEMYIDPKNPSLIKICLKYGRLCNQDDEHEEGTFLIQFFTATLDPSIGVDEGDVKDFQKRLANFSKNFPKSNILRSISVKDNNPDELIDQIHKITGLTDEKLRFYERNVNLLKREKYPIPYIIRPLLLPNINNFIQLWETSKVADKEYFQYQLSISIKQYKLRELRHLTGKIPLIEEISLVVLYDLGLLNHLFTIFQYISIPKSAINNLQYLSQEFMPNSSSIKAKEILNILVENIKRLKLPSTKIENAENQLLEQLNQYKSVYNSSSHILYTDDAILRHYICGEEHYEQTITTLDIIAILRNKSIILRKEAAQKYAILCSFNVLGALVNYIDILIVIQDDMPPNGSIDEYLSKLNNNIYFNYFINGLWWFKGDYGKALFQIGDLLSYMITEEDGVIVENNIIVAIWYVWFQKIQFLFNAESSKIAFLSRSFLSTAYKITSRINSQTTSKNLWQRIWRIYNDLVQFAYGNSMNRILENQSITTLANMIAESEYKSNKPIFSFIATGLSNGTSECELFTQTYENEIIKLRSNQGEGIKFP, from the coding sequence ATGAATAAAATTGATCTCCCAAAGGAATCGCAATCTCAGGAAATCGGTCATTTTGCTGTCATGGCTTTTAATAATTGCCATCCAACATCATGGCGTGTGACCCAGACTGATGGCGATTCCGATGCTGGATTAGATATGCAAGTCCAAATAGTCGATCAGGGAAATTATAAGGGGATGTTTAACGTCCAAATTAAAGGTTCCGCAATAAATGAAAATGGTAAAAACAAAAAATTAAGTGCCGATGATACGTATTTTTCGCAAAATTTAGAAATTAGTACATTGAATTATTATTCAAGAATTGAAAACCCTGTGATGTTAGTATTTGTTGATCTTTCTGTTGATGACAATCCGAGGAATTGTTTCTCTTATTATCTTTGGATTGATGATGAAATAGAAAATCTATTAGAAGGGAAAAAAGATCTATCACATCTCGAAAAGAAGTCTCATACTTTTCATATTCCAGTCAAAAACAAATTGATTCCTAAATTTAATGCATTGCCATATTTAAATGATCGATTGGAAAAGAAACGGTCATTAGAAGGGATATACCGAGTTGTTGAAAAAAAATACGATGATACAACAAAGACTGTTCAGCAAATTTCCAAAGTTCTCGAAACTAACAAAATCGCTATTGAAACAGTATTAAATCAAACAGATTCTCCTTGGTTGGATGCACCAAAAGAAAGTTTCGCTTATGATTTGAAAGAATCATCAAAATATTTATCAACTAATAGCATCGCTTTAGCTGAAGATAAGCTAGATAGTTTGAAATTAAGAATAAAAGAAGCTAATAGTCATGAAAAATCTGAATATTATTATCAAAAAGCATTTTTTAAAAGTCTCATTGGCGAACGGCATGCGGCTAAAGATTACTATAAAAAAGCATATGATCTTTCAAAATCTATCAAAAAATATCATATTGCATATTTAGATTCGCTTATTGAATACGAAAATATTGATAAAAAGCTAATCAACAATATTATTAGAGAAATAGAAGAAAAAACTGATATCGATTATATCCGTTTAAAAGCTAAACTATTATCACTATCAGGCGCACACGATGAAGCACTGGAGGTTTTAAAAAGTGCAGATGAGAAGGAAACGTTTGTTACAAAAGCTATAATTTTATCACTGTCAGAATCATATAAAGAATGTATCGAATACATTGATAATTATATTTCCGCCAATAAAATAAGTAACCGACAGCGACTCAGTCTTAAATCTATAAGAGCAAGGTGCAATTTTCATATTGGCATTCCTGATATATTAGAGGATAAAGTAATTCCTTTTTCAGGTTTAAAAGACATGAAAACGGAAATTTTAAAGGAATCTTGGATTGATCTTGTATCAGCATTCGATTTAGCAAAAAAATTAGAATATCCCCCTGATATTGAAATAATCATCGATGTTTTCTCGATTTTAGGAATGTATTTTTCAGAACAAAATATTGTGAAAAAGCACTTAGTACCTTTAGCTGAAAGTAGGCCAGCAATTCAATTACTTCAAGATTTGGTGCTTAAGATCGCTTTACACACTGGCGACGATGAACTAGCTGAAAAACAGTTTAAAAAAGTTCCGAGTACTTTAAATTCAAAAATTGATGAAATATTGTTATTATCCAGAAATAATCGGAAACGTGAAATAGTCCAACGAGTCATTGGCATTTTAAAAGATCTTTCTGAAGAGAGACCTACCAATTATGATGTTGTTGTTACTATCGCGGCAGAATGTGCAAACGAACTTTTTATGAATGAAGAGTTAGATATACTTCTTAATGCAATAAATTCATTCCCTGATTCTGAAGCTTTAATTTCTTTATATCATTTTTTTATAGAAGTAAACCAGAATATTCTTGCCAAAGATTCTGCTGTAAAAAAGCTATTCGAATTTTATAAAAATGGTAACAAACACTACCAAATACTATATCAACTCTTTGACAACTTAAGTCCTTATGAAAAAGAAACAGCTAAAATGCTACTCAAAGTCTCTGAAGATATACAAAATTTTAGGGATTTTAGTGAAAAAGAATATATCATTATATGCAAATCTAAAGCTACGTTAGAAGACTGGAAAGACGTTCTAAATATAGCTAAATCTTGTGCATCAAGATTTTCTGCCAACTCTCTTTTTCAAGCATTTCAAGCCTTAGCGCTAGATGAATTAGGTGAAACTAATCAATCTTTAGAGATGCTTGATAAAATAATTCGAGATGAATCTCAAGATCCAATTGTATTGGAAATTTACTGTAATATTGCAGCTGGGTGTGGACTTATTGAAAAAGCAAAAAATATACTTTCAATGTTAATCGAGAAAGCTACCAAAAAATCCCAAAAGCTAAAGCTTTTGAAAATGATGTACAGCGTTGAAATGTATATTGACCCAAAAAATCCATCTTTAATTAAAATCTGTTTAAAATATGGCAGACTATGCAATCAGGACGATGAACATGAAGAAGGAACATTTTTAATTCAATTTTTTACTGCTACGTTAGATCCAAGTATAGGAGTCGATGAAGGAGATGTTAAAGATTTTCAAAAGCGTTTGGCTAACTTTTCAAAAAACTTCCCAAAATCGAATATTCTTCGATCTATATCTGTAAAAGACAATAATCCTGATGAATTGATTGATCAAATTCATAAGATTACAGGTTTAACAGATGAAAAACTTAGATTTTACGAACGTAATGTCAATTTACTTAAACGTGAAAAATATCCGATACCATATATTATTCGTCCCTTGCTACTTCCCAATATTAACAATTTCATACAACTTTGGGAAACTTCTAAAGTTGCTGATAAAGAGTATTTTCAATACCAACTTAGTATTAGTATTAAGCAATACAAGCTAAGAGAACTTCGCCATCTTACCGGCAAGATCCCACTTATAGAAGAAATTTCCTTAGTTGTTCTTTACGACCTTGGCCTCTTAAATCATCTTTTCACCATTTTTCAATATATTTCAATACCAAAAAGCGCTATCAACAATTTGCAATATCTTTCTCAAGAATTTATGCCCAACAGTAGTTCAATAAAGGCTAAAGAAATTCTTAACATTTTAGTAGAAAACATAAAGCGTCTCAAGCTTCCATCCACCAAAATTGAAAATGCAGAAAATCAATTATTAGAGCAACTTAACCAATACAAATCAGTTTATAATTCATCAAGTCATATTTTGTATACCGATGATGCTATTTTAAGGCATTACATATGCGGGGAAGAACATTATGAACAAACAATCACTACTTTGGATATAATTGCCATTTTACGGAATAAAAGTATTATTTTGCGGAAGGAAGCTGCTCAGAAATATGCAATACTTTGCTCCTTTAATGTTCTTGGAGCTCTTGTTAATTATATTGATATTCTGATAGTTATTCAAGATGATATGCCTCCAAACGGTTCTATTGATGAGTATCTGTCTAAATTGAATAATAACATTTATTTTAACTATTTTATTAATGGTTTGTGGTGGTTTAAAGGAGATTATGGAAAAGCTCTTTTTCAGATTGGTGACTTATTATCCTATATGATCACTGAGGAAGACGGGGTAATTGTCGAAAACAATATTATTGTCGCTATTTGGTATGTTTGGTTCCAAAAGATTCAGTTTCTATTTAATGCGGAATCTTCAAAAATTGCTTTTTTATCTCGATCTTTTCTTTCAACTGCATATAAAATTACTTCAAGAATAAACTCTCAAACCACAAGTAAAAACTTATGGCAAAGAATTTGGCGAATATACAACGACTTAGTTCAATTTGCTTACGGTAACTCGATGAATAGAATACTTGAAAATCAATCTATCACTACATTAGCTAATATGATTGCTGAATCAGAATATAAGAGTAACAAACCGATTTTCAGTTTTATAGCAACGGGGCTTTCAAATGGAACGTCTGAATGCGAACTGTTTACTCAAACCTATGAAAATGAAATAATTAAACTTCGATCTAACCAGGGAGAAGGTATTAAATTTCCATAA
- a CDS encoding branched-chain amino acid ABC transporter permease produces the protein MEYFIQQLINGITLGGLYALIALGYTMVYGVIQLINFAHGEFFAAGGYVGVILLSFFAGNGYMETHPILCLAGSFVLTMVYCAFLAMGVEKVAYKPLRKQSRLAVLLSALGMSIFLSNGLMLTQGVYDKAYPSELFQGGLDFGMITISYLQMMIVGMTIFLLIVLNLLVFKTKVGMAMRATAQDKIMSSLVSISANRIISLTFAIGAGLAAAAGIMVGLYYGSVRYDMGFLPGIKAFAAAVLGGIGNITGAMLGGLIIGMVEIFGAGYISGQYKDVFAFIILISVLYFKPTGIMGENIDDTRV, from the coding sequence ATGGAATATTTCATTCAGCAATTGATCAACGGCATCACCCTGGGGGGGCTCTACGCCCTGATCGCATTGGGGTACACCATGGTGTACGGCGTCATCCAGCTGATCAACTTCGCCCACGGTGAATTTTTCGCCGCCGGCGGTTATGTAGGGGTGATTCTGCTCAGCTTCTTTGCCGGCAACGGATACATGGAAACCCACCCGATTTTGTGCCTGGCCGGTTCTTTTGTACTCACCATGGTTTATTGTGCCTTCCTGGCCATGGGAGTCGAAAAGGTGGCCTACAAACCGTTGCGCAAGCAATCCCGGCTGGCCGTTCTGCTTTCGGCGTTAGGTATGTCCATTTTTCTCTCCAACGGCCTGATGCTGACCCAGGGCGTTTACGACAAAGCCTACCCCAGCGAACTGTTCCAGGGCGGTCTGGACTTCGGCATGATCACCATCAGCTACCTGCAGATGATGATCGTGGGCATGACCATCTTCCTGCTGATCGTGCTTAACCTCCTGGTGTTCAAGACCAAGGTGGGCATGGCCATGCGGGCCACGGCCCAGGACAAGATCATGAGCAGCCTGGTTTCCATCAGCGCCAACCGGATCATCTCTTTGACCTTTGCCATCGGCGCCGGCCTGGCCGCCGCCGCCGGCATCATGGTGGGCCTTTACTATGGATCGGTGCGCTACGACATGGGCTTTCTGCCCGGCATCAAGGCCTTTGCCGCAGCCGTACTGGGCGGCATCGGCAACATCACCGGCGCCATGCTGGGGGGATTGATCATCGGCATGGTGGAAATTTTCGGTGCCGGCTATATCTCCGGTCAATACAAGGATGTGTTTGCTTTCATTATCCTCATCTCCGTGCTCTACTTCAAACCGACTGGAATCATGGGCGAGAATATCGATGATACAAGAGTTTAA
- a CDS encoding DUF3596 domain-containing protein — MEASRIIDISQYREIEREKPKRRKRPRKKGSVKIRGNKLWVDFPYLGERVREPSGLDNTSYNRKLLRRKLDLIMAEIDNGLFEFAKRFPKSNHREHFAELEGRDVIIDPNEISFAQYVKKWWREMSPGLSTNQIRDYSCTLNCHLLKEFGPVPFSEFRPIRMKKYLAKLKAYRRNNDKPLSAKRIQNIFIPLRVIVRDAIAEYGWTDFPDPFFNLKMPKIKKTRVQPFRFQEWQVFRKLLPEWYRNFFDFAVQTGLRPSEQVALKWSAIDEEFIHIELSRVRNLEKEELKNEYSRRQIQLRPAMLEVLERQWEQTKHFESPYVFLTPIGTPIIQDRLREHWKRAMDKSGLHYRRMYETRHTFASWALGAGELPEWVARTLGHADTSMVYRTYGRYIPNLTRQDGSAFEKQYVEMTQKKWGTIRHNLRHNRDKSPQNPA, encoded by the coding sequence ATGGAAGCATCAAGAATCATTGATATTTCCCAGTACCGCGAAATAGAGCGCGAAAAACCGAAAAGGCGCAAACGACCGCGCAAAAAAGGGTCCGTTAAGATTCGCGGCAACAAGCTGTGGGTGGATTTCCCTTATCTCGGCGAAAGAGTTCGCGAACCATCGGGATTGGACAACACGTCGTACAATCGGAAACTGCTACGGCGCAAGCTCGACCTCATCATGGCCGAGATTGATAACGGCTTATTCGAATTCGCGAAACGATTTCCGAAAAGCAACCACAGAGAGCATTTCGCAGAGTTAGAGGGCCGTGATGTCATCATTGATCCAAATGAGATATCATTCGCGCAGTACGTGAAAAAGTGGTGGCGTGAAATGTCGCCGGGATTAAGCACGAATCAAATTCGCGATTACTCGTGCACATTGAATTGCCACCTTTTGAAGGAATTTGGTCCAGTACCCTTTAGCGAGTTTCGGCCGATTCGCATGAAAAAATATCTGGCCAAGCTCAAAGCGTACCGCCGTAATAACGACAAGCCGCTATCGGCTAAACGGATTCAGAACATCTTTATCCCTTTGCGGGTCATTGTCCGGGATGCCATTGCCGAATATGGCTGGACCGATTTCCCGGACCCGTTTTTCAACCTCAAAATGCCCAAAATCAAAAAGACGCGAGTGCAGCCCTTCCGCTTTCAGGAATGGCAGGTATTTAGAAAGCTTTTGCCTGAGTGGTACCGTAACTTTTTCGATTTTGCAGTCCAGACAGGGCTAAGACCGTCCGAACAGGTGGCGTTGAAGTGGTCGGCCATTGATGAGGAGTTCATTCATATCGAGCTTAGCCGCGTAAGGAACCTGGAAAAAGAGGAACTGAAAAACGAATATAGCCGACGTCAGATTCAGCTAAGGCCGGCTATGCTGGAGGTTTTGGAACGGCAATGGGAGCAGACCAAGCATTTTGAAAGTCCCTATGTGTTCCTGACACCAATCGGAACTCCAATTATTCAGGACCGTTTGCGGGAGCACTGGAAGCGAGCGATGGATAAAAGTGGTCTGCACTACCGGCGAATGTACGAAACGCGTCATACGTTCGCCTCCTGGGCCTTAGGGGCGGGTGAATTGCCGGAGTGGGTGGCCAGGACGCTGGGTCATGCGGATACCTCAATGGTCTACCGCACCTATGGTCGTTACATCCCCAACCTCACGCGCCAGGACGGTAGCGCCTTTGAAAAGCAGTATGTCGAAATGACCCAAAAAAAATGGGGCACAATTCGTCACAATTTACGGCACAATCGTGACAAATCACCCCAAAATCCTGCCTAA
- a CDS encoding bifunctional DNA primase/polymerase: MFPCLEAALAYHDAGYPVIPVGQDKRPLIPSWKEFQKVGPDREQVKRWFSRYPEANIGIITGKQAGLLVVDVDSEEGYEELSQFLPDTLVTPIAKTPHGHHFCFEYQDGFTNRVRILRDIDIRTEGGYIVAPPSRTKDGEYAWQDGLELLKTPLAPMPETLERALKGETPACSLKKINTYKGLDEDRLSKVIPPGKNPSTLQYPPFSQGQRDNTLFSIADAMAKNRIPKQVIENTLEILAINCDPPFPQNEVTIKVQSALKRLSENKKALSQEVREFVLSSNGIFTSSEIHSGLQLSSRQEKKNTSLALGRLVDEGLIERVGKRNGHFRLVDKDLQEMDFLNAETRTVPIWLPFGLDAMVEIMAGNIILVAGEPNAGKTALLLNIIQHNMRKFQVHYFNSEMGGSELRKRLSNFDDISLSDWAFRAYERTDNFADVIAQGYGKLNIIDFLELYDNFYEVNGKLAEIHKKLNGAIAVVALQKNPGADTGLGGQRTLEKPRLALALSPNKIKIVKGKNWKTSTNPNGKVIRFKLVNGCKLIRVSDWYLEN; encoded by the coding sequence ATGTTTCCATGTCTTGAAGCAGCGCTTGCATATCATGATGCCGGCTATCCTGTCATACCTGTCGGGCAAGATAAACGCCCCCTTATACCATCATGGAAGGAATTCCAGAAGGTAGGGCCGGATCGTGAACAGGTGAAACGATGGTTTTCAAGATATCCGGAGGCAAACATTGGGATCATTACAGGAAAGCAAGCTGGCTTGCTTGTGGTCGATGTAGATAGTGAAGAAGGCTATGAGGAATTGAGCCAATTTTTGCCTGACACACTTGTCACTCCGATTGCTAAAACACCACATGGACATCATTTCTGCTTCGAGTACCAAGATGGGTTTACAAATCGTGTCCGAATTTTACGAGATATCGATATTAGAACGGAAGGTGGATATATCGTTGCTCCCCCAAGCCGGACAAAAGATGGTGAATATGCATGGCAAGATGGGCTTGAATTGCTCAAAACGCCTCTCGCTCCCATGCCTGAGACATTAGAAAGGGCTCTAAAAGGGGAGACACCCGCATGCAGCTTAAAAAAGATAAATACATATAAGGGCCTGGATGAAGACAGGCTTTCTAAAGTTATCCCTCCTGGTAAAAATCCATCCACTCTTCAATATCCACCGTTTAGCCAAGGCCAGCGCGACAATACTCTTTTTTCGATTGCAGACGCGATGGCTAAAAATCGCATCCCTAAACAAGTCATTGAAAATACGTTGGAAATATTGGCCATTAACTGCGACCCACCATTTCCGCAAAATGAGGTGACTATCAAGGTTCAGTCAGCTTTGAAGAGATTGTCTGAAAATAAAAAAGCTCTCTCGCAGGAGGTCCGTGAGTTCGTGCTGTCCTCAAACGGTATCTTTACGTCCTCAGAAATTCATAGCGGTCTTCAACTGTCCTCACGACAGGAGAAAAAGAATACCTCTCTTGCTTTAGGCCGGCTAGTTGATGAGGGGCTTATCGAAAGAGTAGGCAAGCGCAATGGTCACTTTCGGCTCGTGGATAAAGACCTTCAGGAGATGGACTTTTTAAACGCTGAGACGCGCACGGTGCCCATATGGCTGCCATTTGGTCTCGACGCAATGGTTGAAATAATGGCCGGCAATATCATTCTTGTTGCCGGTGAACCTAACGCTGGGAAAACCGCGCTGCTACTAAACATCATCCAGCATAACATGCGAAAATTCCAGGTCCACTACTTTAACTCAGAGATGGGTGGCAGCGAACTGAGGAAGCGCTTGTCCAATTTTGATGACATCTCGTTGTCGGACTGGGCCTTTCGAGCATACGAACGAACCGACAATTTTGCCGATGTCATAGCCCAAGGTTACGGCAAATTAAACATCATCGACTTCTTGGAGCTCTACGACAATTTCTACGAGGTCAATGGAAAGCTGGCCGAAATTCACAAAAAGCTAAACGGCGCCATTGCCGTTGTTGCGCTTCAGAAAAACCCTGGGGCAGATACGGGCCTCGGGGGGCAGAGAACGCTTGAAAAACCGCGCCTGGCATTAGCGCTAAGCCCCAACAAGATAAAGATCGTAAAAGGCAAGAACTGGAAGACCTCAACAAATCCCAACGGCAAAGTGATCCGCTTCAAGCTTGTCAACGGATGCAAGCTCATCCGGGTTTCTGACTGGTACTTGGAAAACTAA